One genomic window of Novosphingobium aureum includes the following:
- a CDS encoding aromatic amino acid transaminase — MSNFSLPACPADPLLSLIGAFREDARPGKIDLSVGVFRDENGQTPVMHAVKQAEARLVAQQPTKTYLGPLGNVEFTQGVAGMAFGSARARRLAALQTPGGTGALRVAADLLVRNAASRARTGSERHGRIWVGLPTWSNHVPVFAAAGLEIRSYRAIDTETQRFDLDAFGAAMEQADPGDAVLLQGCCHNPTGIDPDDGQWARIAELLRDKDLVPLIDLAYQGLGRGIEEDALAACLLLDTVPDALIAYSCNKNFGLYRERVGALFIQAGDEAARVAASSNAADLVRANYSMPPDHGAAVVATILGDAALASAWYDELEAMRTRLVATRRALADAACAQGLALDSIAHQQGMFAQLALPPEAIADLRENHAIYMAPDGRINLAGLAMSDVERFASALARSFARTAHAPAP; from the coding sequence ATGTCGAACTTTAGTCTCCCGGCCTGCCCCGCCGATCCGCTGCTCTCGTTGATCGGCGCTTTCCGCGAGGATGCAAGGCCCGGCAAGATCGACCTCTCGGTCGGCGTGTTTCGCGACGAGAACGGCCAGACCCCGGTCATGCATGCCGTCAAGCAGGCCGAGGCCCGGCTGGTCGCGCAGCAGCCGACGAAAACCTACCTTGGCCCGCTGGGCAATGTCGAATTCACGCAAGGCGTGGCAGGCATGGCCTTTGGCTCTGCACGCGCGCGTCGGCTGGCCGCGCTGCAGACCCCGGGCGGTACCGGCGCCCTGCGTGTCGCCGCCGACCTGCTCGTACGCAATGCTGCCTCGCGGGCCAGGACGGGAAGCGAGCGACACGGCAGGATCTGGGTAGGCCTGCCCACGTGGTCGAACCATGTCCCGGTCTTTGCGGCAGCGGGCCTCGAGATCCGCAGTTACCGCGCCATCGACACCGAAACGCAGCGCTTCGATCTCGATGCCTTCGGCGCGGCAATGGAGCAGGCGGACCCCGGCGATGCCGTGCTCCTACAGGGCTGCTGCCACAATCCCACCGGCATCGATCCCGACGATGGCCAATGGGCCCGGATTGCAGAGCTGCTGCGCGACAAGGATCTCGTGCCGCTGATCGACCTCGCCTACCAGGGCCTTGGCCGCGGTATCGAGGAAGATGCGCTTGCGGCCTGCCTGCTGCTCGACACCGTGCCCGATGCCCTCATCGCCTATTCGTGCAACAAGAACTTCGGCCTCTACCGCGAGCGTGTCGGAGCTTTGTTCATACAGGCAGGCGACGAGGCCGCGCGCGTTGCAGCGAGCAGCAACGCGGCCGATCTGGTACGAGCCAACTACTCGATGCCGCCCGACCACGGCGCCGCCGTCGTTGCCACGATCCTTGGCGACGCGGCGCTTGCAAGCGCGTGGTACGACGAACTCGAAGCGATGCGCACGCGGCTGGTCGCGACCCGCCGGGCACTGGCCGATGCGGCCTGCGCTCAAGGCCTCGCGCTCGACTCCATTGCGCACCAGCAAGGCATGTTCGCGCAGCTCGCCCTGCCTCCCGAAGCCATCGCCGACCTGCGCGAGAACCATGCAATCTACATGGCGCCCGATGGCCGCATCAATCTTGCCGGGCTTGCGATGAGCGATGTCGAACGCTTTGCCAGTGCGCTCGCACGCAGCTTCGCCCGCACCGCCCACGCGCCCGCACCATGA
- a CDS encoding Lrp/AsnC family transcriptional regulator — protein MAGSLDRYDRTILAALQEDGSLGPAELSHRVNLSASQCSRRLARLREEGYISHTVAILDPEKLNLGISAFVTVRLRAQSREADAAFRERIMALPEVVSCDYTTGDMDFILRIWTRDLERYAAFISDKLMLDDLTQSVTTYIVMKKMKNTTQLPLDYL, from the coding sequence ATGGCCGGCTCACTCGACAGGTACGATCGCACCATCCTGGCCGCGCTACAGGAGGACGGCAGCCTTGGGCCCGCAGAACTCAGCCACCGGGTGAACCTCTCGGCATCGCAGTGTTCGCGCCGCCTCGCCCGGCTGCGCGAGGAAGGCTACATCAGCCACACGGTCGCGATCCTCGACCCCGAGAAACTCAACCTTGGCATCTCGGCTTTTGTCACGGTGCGGCTGCGTGCCCAGAGCCGCGAGGCCGACGCGGCCTTTCGCGAAAGGATCATGGCGCTGCCCGAAGTGGTCTCGTGCGACTACACCACCGGGGACATGGATTTCATCCTGCGCATCTGGACCCGCGACCTCGAGCGCTATGCCGCGTTCATTTCCGACAAGCTGATGCTCGACGATCTCACCCAGAGCGTGACGACCTACATCGTCATGAAGAAGATGAAGAACACGACCCAGCTGCCGCTCGATTACCTCTAG